In Methylotenera sp. L2L1, the following proteins share a genomic window:
- the rimM gene encoding ribosome maturation factor RimM (Essential for efficient processing of 16S rRNA), whose protein sequence is MAVNNMVVMGRIVAPYGVYGWLKVLPDTEAIDGLFDYDTWWLGKGDDWREMVVETAKLHNDVIVVKLEGIDDRDAAFACKGKQIAVPRAQLPEPDENEYYWSDLIGLRVKNSQGVDFGLIIEVFETGANDVLVVKPDVVKPDVVSADADKEKPQERLLPFVATVVLEVDLKAKTMLVDWDEDF, encoded by the coding sequence ATGGCTGTGAATAACATGGTTGTAATGGGGCGCATTGTTGCGCCCTACGGCGTTTATGGTTGGCTTAAAGTGTTGCCAGATACAGAAGCAATTGATGGTCTGTTTGATTATGACACTTGGTGGCTAGGTAAAGGCGACGACTGGCGTGAGATGGTGGTGGAAACTGCTAAACTTCATAATGATGTGATTGTTGTGAAGTTAGAAGGTATCGACGACCGCGATGCTGCTTTTGCATGCAAAGGTAAGCAGATTGCCGTGCCAAGAGCGCAATTGCCAGAGCCTGACGAGAATGAATATTACTGGTCAGACTTAATCGGCTTACGTGTTAAAAACAGCCAAGGTGTTGATTTTGGTTTAATTATTGAAGTGTTTGAAACCGGTGCAAATGATGTGCTTGTGGTAAAACCAGATGTGGTAAAGCCGGATGTAGTGAGCGCAGATGCTGATAAAGAGAAGCCGCAAGAGAGGCTATTGCCATTTGTAGCAACAGTCGTGTTGGAGGTTGATTTAAAAGCTAAAACGATGTTGGTTGATTGGGACGAAGACTTTTAG
- the rpsP gene encoding 30S ribosomal protein S16, with amino-acid sequence MVIIRLARGGAKKTPFYNVVVADSRNRRDGRFIERVGFYNPSASANAEGLRIDLARVTHWQNNGAQLSETVARLVKFHAKGPEAAIAAKAKDAAKAEAAKAKAAAEEAAKLKAAADAAKAEADAQAAEAAAAAKAAEAAAAETPAADA; translated from the coding sequence ATGGTTATTATTCGTTTAGCTCGTGGTGGCGCGAAAAAAACTCCTTTCTACAACGTGGTTGTAGCTGATTCACGCAATCGTCGTGATGGTCGCTTTATTGAGCGTGTTGGTTTTTACAACCCATCAGCTAGTGCAAACGCTGAAGGTTTACGCATTGATTTAGCTCGTGTTACGCATTGGCAAAATAACGGCGCACAATTGTCTGAGACAGTTGCACGTTTAGTTAAATTCCACGCTAAAGGTCCAGAAGCTGCTATTGCTGCTAAAGCAAAAGACGCTGCTAAGGCTGAAGCTGCTAAAGCAAAAGCTGCTGCTGAAGAAGCTGCAAAATTAAAAGCAGCCGCTGACGCTGCTAAGGCAGAAGCTGACGCTCAAGCCGCAGAGGCTGCTGCCGCAGCTAAAGCTGCCGAGGCTGCCGCTGCTGAAACACCAGCTGCTGACGCTTAA
- the queC gene encoding 7-cyano-7-deazaguanine synthase QueC → MTKKAVVLLSGGLDSATVLAYARNQGFDCYCLSLDYHQRHIAELYAAKNIAKVMGASAHKTAQLDLSLFGGSALTDDAIAVPESATEGIPITYVPARNTIMLSLALAWAEVLQAQDIFIGVNALDYSGYPDCRGEYVKAFQDMANLATKSAVEGKTITIHAPLIDMTKAQIVKLGTTLGVDYAMTVSCYQADSEGEACGLCDSCRLRRDGFLAAGLADPTRYKLHL, encoded by the coding sequence ATGACAAAGAAAGCTGTTGTACTCCTGTCAGGCGGGTTGGATTCAGCCACAGTGCTAGCTTATGCTCGAAATCAAGGTTTCGATTGTTACTGTTTAAGTTTGGACTACCATCAACGTCATATTGCTGAATTATATGCAGCTAAAAATATCGCGAAAGTGATGGGCGCCTCTGCACATAAGACTGCGCAGTTAGATTTGTCCCTATTTGGCGGGTCGGCGCTGACTGATGATGCGATTGCTGTGCCAGAAAGTGCGACAGAAGGCATTCCTATTACCTATGTGCCAGCGCGCAATACGATTATGTTATCCCTAGCGCTGGCTTGGGCTGAGGTGTTGCAGGCGCAGGATATTTTTATTGGCGTGAATGCTTTAGATTATTCAGGTTATCCAGATTGCCGTGGCGAGTACGTTAAAGCGTTTCAGGATATGGCTAATCTAGCCACTAAAAGTGCGGTAGAGGGTAAAACCATTACTATTCATGCCCCTTTAATTGATATGACTAAGGCACAAATCGTTAAACTAGGCACAACGTTAGGTGTAGATTACGCCATGACGGTTTCATGCTATCAGGCTGATAGTGAAGGTGAGGCCTGTGGTTTGTGTGACTCGTGCCGCTTGCGTCGCGATGGCTTCTTAGCCGCAGGGTTAGCGGACCCTACACGTTATAAATTGCATCTATAA
- the queE gene encoding 7-carboxy-7-deazaguanine synthase QueE, giving the protein MKLKIHEIFYSLQGESSRVGLPTVFVRLTGCPMRCVYCDTAYAFSGGSNMEIDDILTKVAEFGTPYVTVTGGEPLAQKDCHVLLKALCDQGYSVSLETGGAIDIGPVDARVSVILDIKTPDSGELKNNLWTNLAHLKKTDEVKFVLCSRADYDWAKDFLMKERLTDKCPVLFSPVYSQVVPSDLADWVLADKLPVRMQLQLHKILWGEVPGK; this is encoded by the coding sequence ATGAAACTTAAAATCCACGAAATTTTTTACTCGCTGCAAGGTGAGTCCTCGCGTGTGGGCTTGCCTACCGTATTTGTGCGCCTTACTGGGTGTCCAATGCGTTGCGTGTATTGTGATACTGCCTATGCTTTTAGCGGCGGTAGTAATATGGAAATCGATGACATTCTCACTAAAGTTGCTGAGTTTGGCACGCCATATGTCACAGTGACTGGTGGTGAGCCGCTGGCGCAAAAAGATTGTCATGTATTGCTCAAGGCGCTATGCGATCAAGGCTACAGTGTTTCTTTAGAAACTGGCGGTGCTATTGATATTGGGCCCGTTGACGCTCGTGTGTCAGTCATCTTAGATATTAAAACACCAGATTCAGGTGAGCTTAAAAATAATTTGTGGACCAACCTCGCACATCTTAAAAAGACCGATGAGGTGAAGTTCGTGTTATGCAGCCGCGCTGATTATGATTGGGCTAAAGACTTCTTGATGAAAGAGCGGCTAACCGATAAATGCCCAGTATTATTTTCACCAGTCTATAGTCAAGTAGTGCCATCAGACTTGGCTGATTGGGTATTGGCAGATAAGCTTCCTGTGCGTATGCAGTTGCAGTTGCACAAGATATTATGGGGCGAGGTGCCTGGAAAATGA
- a CDS encoding YbgF trimerization domain-containing protein, with protein MMKNLILSSVFLATQLFSLSGHSALFDDDEARKKILEVEKNLQSQNQATQSALRDLKQSNEQRDTVTRNGLADMQSQLDALKQENARLKGELEVANHKVETALQRQKDLYTDIDERLRKLESAPVAEVAAPPAVAEKNTQEYQLLELANGLSKESKHKDAFKEYDKFLKDYPGSSLAPEAMYGLGYSQFALKNYKSSIATQQKLMDTYPDNPKVPDAMFNLANSQIQLGLVPGAKKTLRDLVAKFPNSELTPTAQKRLKALEAIR; from the coding sequence ATGATGAAAAACCTGATTCTGTCTAGCGTGTTTTTAGCAACGCAATTATTTTCCTTGAGCGGCCACTCGGCATTGTTTGATGACGATGAGGCGCGAAAGAAAATATTGGAAGTTGAGAAAAACTTGCAAAGCCAGAATCAGGCTACGCAATCTGCGCTCCGTGATTTAAAACAATCAAATGAGCAGCGCGATACCGTCACAAGAAATGGTTTGGCTGATATGCAATCGCAGCTAGATGCATTAAAGCAAGAGAATGCAAGGTTGAAAGGCGAGCTAGAAGTCGCTAATCATAAAGTTGAAACCGCACTTCAACGCCAAAAAGATTTATATACAGATATCGATGAGCGCTTACGTAAGCTAGAGTCTGCTCCGGTCGCTGAGGTCGCAGCGCCACCAGCTGTTGCTGAAAAAAATACACAGGAATACCAGTTGCTTGAATTAGCAAACGGCTTGTCAAAAGAATCCAAGCATAAAGATGCTTTTAAAGAGTATGACAAGTTCTTAAAAGACTACCCTGGTAGTAGTCTTGCACCTGAGGCGATGTATGGTTTGGGTTACTCGCAATTTGCTTTGAAGAATTACAAGTCATCTATTGCAACGCAGCAAAAGCTGATGGATACCTACCCGGATAACCCAAAAGTACCTGATGCGATGTTCAATTTGGCAAATAGCCAGATTCAACTCGGATTAGTGCCAGGTGCTAAAAAAACATTGCGTGATTTAGTTGCTAAATTTCCAAACAGTGAGTTGACGCCAACCGCACAAAAACGTCTAAAAGCATTAGAGGCGATTAGATAA
- a CDS encoding OmpA family protein, whose protein sequence is MNKGMFNKKVLGALVLAAMLSACKSTPMTDKPAGVQDKSPAGSSQSANGSADTSGVKEVVIDSNANNGNNPLKDPSNILSKRNIYFDFDSDTVRAEFRPLIEAHAKYLLANSNAKLVLQGNADERGTREYNVSLGQRRAVSVKKSFNLLGVQDKQIETVSFGEEKASANCADEACHQLNRRVDVVYEND, encoded by the coding sequence ATGAATAAGGGAATGTTTAATAAAAAAGTTTTAGGTGCTTTAGTGCTGGCAGCAATGTTATCTGCTTGTAAAAGTACACCAATGACAGATAAACCTGCAGGCGTGCAAGATAAAAGCCCAGCTGGTTCATCACAATCTGCTAACGGTTCAGCAGATACTTCTGGTGTTAAAGAAGTTGTGATTGATAGCAATGCTAACAATGGTAATAACCCACTTAAAGATCCAAGCAACATTTTGTCAAAAAGAAATATCTATTTTGACTTTGATAGCGACACAGTACGTGCAGAATTCCGCCCGTTAATCGAAGCGCATGCTAAATACTTGCTTGCTAACAGTAATGCTAAATTAGTATTGCAAGGTAATGCTGATGAGCGCGGTACACGTGAGTACAACGTTTCATTGGGTCAACGTCGTGCAGTATCAGTTAAAAAATCATTTAACTTGTTAGGTGTTCAAGACAAACAAATCGAAACAGTGAGCTTTGGTGAAGAAAAAGCATCAGCAAATTGTGCTGATGAAGCTTGCCATCAATTGAACCGCCGTGTTGATGTTGTTTACGAAAACGACTAA
- the tolB gene encoding Tol-Pal system beta propeller repeat protein TolB has product MKKLLNLFQATLLSAAAMMTSAMMPSISHAALEIEISGGNAQQLPIAIVPFNQDNVKNQENLANIISADLRRSGMFRVLETAGVASKPSAISQVKYSDWAALQAQAIAVGKIETLPGNRLKVSFQLGDVLKQTQLAGMDYNIAPNQLRMTAHKIADVIYQKLTGESAIFASRIAYINKSKGRYALQVADADGVNPQTVVSSNEPIISPAWSPDGSKIAYVSFEKKKPIIFVQSLMTGQRMTLASFKGNNSAPAWSPDGSKLAIVLTHAANSQLYLINADGSGLKQLTKSSAIDTEPVWSPDARWIYFSSDRGGSPQIYKVSSIGGDAQRVTFDGPYNLSPRFSPDGKSLAMIRNDGGKFRVALQNLTTGQVQIVSEGSQDESPSFAPNGRVVLYATRTAGRGSLAAVSADGRVRQRLSESGGDIREPAWGPLLN; this is encoded by the coding sequence ATGAAAAAATTGCTTAATTTATTTCAGGCAACGTTGTTGTCTGCAGCCGCAATGATGACATCTGCCATGATGCCATCTATTAGTCACGCCGCATTGGAAATTGAAATTAGCGGCGGTAATGCGCAACAATTGCCTATCGCAATTGTGCCGTTTAATCAGGATAACGTTAAAAACCAAGAAAACCTCGCTAATATTATTAGCGCAGATTTGCGCCGTAGCGGTATGTTTAGGGTGTTGGAAACCGCAGGCGTTGCGAGTAAGCCTAGTGCTATTTCTCAGGTTAAATACAGTGATTGGGCCGCGCTGCAGGCACAGGCGATTGCTGTTGGTAAAATAGAAACCTTGCCTGGTAACCGCCTTAAGGTGAGTTTTCAATTAGGAGATGTGCTCAAACAGACCCAGTTAGCTGGCATGGATTACAACATCGCACCAAATCAATTGCGCATGACTGCACATAAAATAGCTGATGTCATTTATCAAAAGCTTACGGGTGAGTCAGCAATCTTTGCTAGTCGCATTGCTTACATCAATAAATCTAAAGGTCGCTATGCATTGCAAGTGGCGGATGCGGATGGTGTAAACCCACAAACCGTTGTTTCTTCCAATGAGCCGATTATTTCGCCTGCATGGTCGCCAGATGGTAGCAAAATCGCATACGTCTCATTTGAAAAGAAAAAACCGATTATTTTTGTGCAATCACTGATGACAGGTCAGCGCATGACGCTGGCGAGCTTCAAGGGTAATAACAGTGCGCCTGCATGGTCGCCAGATGGCAGTAAGCTCGCCATAGTGTTAACCCATGCTGCCAACTCACAGCTGTATCTGATTAACGCTGACGGCAGTGGTTTGAAGCAGTTGACTAAGAGCAGCGCAATTGATACAGAGCCGGTCTGGTCGCCAGATGCTAGGTGGATATACTTTAGCTCTGATCGAGGCGGTAGTCCGCAAATTTACAAAGTATCATCGATTGGCGGTGATGCACAGCGCGTCACCTTTGATGGTCCTTACAACTTAAGCCCACGTTTTTCGCCAGATGGTAAGTCGCTAGCGATGATTAGAAACGATGGCGGGAAATTCCGCGTCGCTTTACAAAATCTAACGACAGGGCAGGTACAGATCGTTAGCGAAGGCTCTCAAGATGAGTCTCCAAGTTTTGCACCTAATGGGCGTGTGGTACTATACGCCACTAGAACAGCAGGTCGCGGCTCGCTTGCAGCGGTGTCTGCAGATGGTCGCGTGAGGCAGCGTCTGAGTGAGTCAGGCGGCGATATTCGCGAGCCAGCATGGGGCCCGCTACTGAATTAA
- a CDS encoding TonB C-terminal domain-containing protein: protein MLRQRENPDSFKAGILSITVHTILLGALLISFNWKTTHPVSIAEVELWDSLPVVNVPKQPEPVVTPEPVVKETPKPEPKPEPVIEPKPQLKAEPKPEPEIAIKQEAPKKPVKKDPPKEPPKKIEKEDPLAKLQKQLMQDALEKPNKPPVNDVLKKLQQESLSDEKALGEQKSSAAKAGVVDEFKAKIQAKIRNNVNKSLCGDGNLELKFDIALLPTGELGASPKLTKSSGNPTCDEAVERAIRVSEPLPLPEDKTLFSQFRTLKLTFRPNDH from the coding sequence ATGTTACGTCAGCGCGAAAATCCAGACTCATTTAAAGCCGGTATCTTATCGATTACTGTTCACACCATATTGTTGGGTGCCTTGTTGATTTCGTTTAATTGGAAAACAACGCACCCCGTCAGTATTGCAGAGGTTGAGCTGTGGGATAGTCTGCCAGTGGTCAATGTGCCTAAACAGCCCGAACCGGTGGTTACACCAGAACCTGTTGTAAAAGAAACGCCAAAGCCTGAACCCAAGCCAGAGCCGGTAATTGAACCTAAGCCCCAATTGAAAGCAGAGCCAAAACCAGAGCCTGAAATCGCAATTAAGCAAGAAGCACCAAAGAAGCCTGTTAAAAAAGATCCACCTAAAGAGCCGCCTAAAAAAATTGAAAAAGAAGACCCTTTGGCTAAGTTGCAAAAACAACTGATGCAAGATGCCTTAGAAAAGCCTAACAAACCGCCGGTCAATGATGTGTTAAAAAAACTGCAGCAAGAAAGCTTAAGTGATGAAAAAGCATTGGGAGAGCAAAAGAGCAGTGCGGCAAAAGCTGGCGTAGTGGATGAGTTTAAAGCGAAAATACAGGCCAAGATACGTAATAACGTGAATAAATCCCTATGCGGTGATGGCAACCTCGAATTAAAATTTGATATTGCACTGTTGCCTACCGGGGAGTTGGGGGCATCTCCTAAACTCACGAAGTCTAGCGGCAATCCGACATGTGACGAAGCGGTTGAGCGAGCTATTCGAGTGTCAGAACCGTTACCGTTGCCTGAAGATAAAACATTATTCTCACAGTTCCGTACATTAAAGCTGACCTTTCGTCCAAATGACCATTAA
- a CDS encoding ExbD/TolR family protein, translated as MSRTRKRRMMNQINVVPYIDVTLVLLVIFMVTAPMTNPGVVELPGAGQALSQPKLPPVVVTVKKNGSIELDSKTMQRDEMLVAVQTTLTKSPERTVVIAADKNVKYEDVIGVMDLLKTNKVDKVGLLLKPI; from the coding sequence ATGAGCAGAACTCGTAAACGCCGCATGATGAATCAAATCAATGTTGTGCCGTATATCGACGTGACCTTGGTTTTGTTGGTTATTTTTATGGTGACAGCACCCATGACTAACCCGGGTGTGGTGGAGTTACCGGGTGCTGGTCAGGCCCTCAGTCAGCCAAAGTTGCCGCCAGTCGTTGTTACCGTTAAGAAAAACGGCAGCATAGAGCTGGATAGCAAAACCATGCAACGTGATGAGATGTTGGTCGCGGTACAAACCACATTAACAAAGTCACCTGAGCGTACAGTGGTGATCGCGGCTGATAAAAACGTTAAATATGAAGATGTGATTGGTGTGATGGATCTGCTCAAAACCAATAAGGTAGACAAAGTTGGCTTGTTACTTAAGCCAATCTAA
- the tolQ gene encoding protein TolQ: MNASSDMSFFSLIAGASLPVQLVMLILIITSLFSWWYIFIKVATVKRAERDAEDFEDTFWSGGDLNKLYDVITANRRKPQGMASIFEAGFKEYARHKQQTRMDVSDVMEGSRRAMRAAFNREMDELDAHLPFLASVGSVSPYIGLFGTVWGIMNAFRGLSNVAQATLTQVAPGIAEALVATAIGLFAAIPAVIAYNRFASSVDRLSVRYESFMEEFTNILQRKS; the protein is encoded by the coding sequence ATGAACGCAAGTAGTGATATGTCCTTTTTTAGCTTGATCGCGGGCGCAAGTTTGCCTGTGCAGCTCGTGATGCTGATTTTAATCATCACCTCATTATTTTCATGGTGGTATATCTTTATTAAAGTAGCTACCGTCAAGCGCGCAGAGCGTGACGCAGAAGATTTCGAGGATACTTTCTGGAGCGGTGGTGACCTTAATAAATTGTACGACGTGATTACTGCTAATCGTCGTAAGCCACAAGGTATGGCAAGTATCTTTGAAGCTGGGTTTAAAGAATACGCGCGTCATAAACAGCAAACGCGTATGGATGTTTCTGATGTGATGGAAGGCTCACGCCGTGCGATGCGCGCAGCTTTTAACCGAGAGATGGATGAGCTTGATGCACACTTACCATTTCTAGCCTCCGTTGGCTCAGTCAGTCCATATATTGGCTTGTTCGGCACCGTATGGGGCATTATGAACGCATTTAGAGGCTTGTCTAATGTCGCGCAAGCAACACTCACCCAAGTAGCACCAGGGATTGCTGAAGCGTTGGTGGCAACTGCAATTGGTTTGTTTGCGGCGATTCCGGCTGTGATTGCATACAACAGATTTGCAAGCTCAGTGGATAGACTTTCAGTGCGTTACGAAAGCTTCATGGAAGAGTTTACTAATATCCTACAACGTAAGTCTTAA
- the ybgC gene encoding tol-pal system-associated acyl-CoA thioesterase, whose product MSLSKFSWPVRVYYEDTDAGGVVYHSNYLNFMERARTEWLRALGFEQTTLKDGLGIIIVVHSLSITFKKPAYFNDMLEIHCDIVKIGHGSIELAQTIMRDGALLISAHVKAAFVNAATFKPVGIPAHIKQAMLEKS is encoded by the coding sequence ATGTCTTTAAGTAAGTTTAGTTGGCCTGTGCGTGTGTATTATGAAGACACTGATGCTGGCGGTGTCGTTTATCACTCTAATTATTTAAACTTCATGGAGCGCGCCAGAACCGAGTGGTTGCGTGCATTGGGATTTGAACAAACAACATTGAAAGATGGTCTCGGTATTATTATCGTTGTGCACAGCCTGTCTATTACCTTTAAAAAGCCAGCGTATTTTAATGACATGCTTGAAATCCACTGTGATATCGTTAAAATCGGTCACGGCAGTATTGAGCTGGCACAAACGATCATGCGTGATGGTGCATTGTTGATTAGTGCTCATGTGAAGGCTGCCTTTGTAAACGCCGCAACCTTTAAGCCTGTCGGGATTCCAGCGCACATAAAACAAGCCATGCTTGAAAAAAGTTAG
- the ruvB gene encoding Holliday junction branch migration DNA helicase RuvB, giving the protein MIETDRLIAPDVVSPQEEALERALRPKVLDEYIGQEKARAQLEIFINAARGRSEALDHVLLFGPPGLGKTTLAHIIAKEMGVNMRQTSGPVLERAGDLAALLTNLEPNDVLFIDEIHRLSPVVEEILYPAMEDYRLDIMIGEGPAARSVRLDLPPFTLVGATTRAGMLTNPLRDRFGIVSRLEFYTSEELGRIVQRSAGLLDVEMVDTGALEIARRSRGTPRIANRLLRRVRDYAQVKADGKVSASIADAALQMLDVDKLGFDVMDRKLLLAVLEKFGGGPVGLDNLAAAIGEERDTIEDVLEPYLIQQGFLMRTPRGRVATSQSYQHFGLPVPGVIANGESWQE; this is encoded by the coding sequence ATGATAGAAACTGATCGTTTAATCGCCCCGGATGTTGTCAGCCCGCAGGAGGAAGCGCTAGAGCGCGCACTTCGCCCCAAGGTGCTGGATGAGTATATCGGGCAAGAAAAAGCGCGAGCGCAACTAGAAATATTTATCAATGCAGCACGTGGACGTAGCGAAGCGCTGGATCATGTATTGCTGTTCGGACCTCCAGGTTTAGGCAAAACAACACTGGCACATATTATTGCCAAAGAAATGGGCGTTAATATGCGTCAAACCTCTGGCCCTGTGCTGGAGCGTGCGGGTGACTTGGCTGCGCTGCTTACCAACCTAGAGCCAAACGATGTGCTGTTCATTGATGAAATACACAGGCTATCCCCGGTGGTAGAGGAGATTTTATATCCGGCAATGGAAGACTACCGCCTTGATATCATGATAGGCGAAGGCCCTGCTGCACGTAGCGTCAGATTAGATTTACCACCATTTACCTTGGTAGGTGCAACCACACGCGCCGGTATGCTCACCAATCCGCTGCGTGACCGCTTTGGCATCGTGTCGAGATTAGAGTTTTATACTTCTGAAGAGTTGGGTCGTATCGTACAGCGTTCCGCAGGCTTGCTTGATGTGGAAATGGTTGATACAGGCGCACTGGAAATTGCGAGACGCTCACGTGGTACGCCACGTATTGCTAACCGCTTATTGCGTCGTGTACGCGATTACGCTCAAGTCAAAGCGGATGGTAAAGTCAGTGCCAGTATTGCAGATGCTGCACTTCAAATGCTGGATGTCGATAAACTTGGCTTTGATGTAATGGATAGAAAATTACTGCTAGCCGTACTGGAGAAATTTGGTGGCGGGCCTGTAGGTTTGGATAACTTGGCTGCCGCGATTGGCGAAGAGCGCGACACAATTGAAGATGTACTGGAGCCGTATTTGATTCAGCAAGGCTTCTTAATGCGCACCCCGCGTGGTCGGGTGGCAACCAGTCAGTCGTATCAACATTTTGGTTTGCCAGTGCCGGGCGTTATCGCTAATGGTGAGTCTTGGCAGGAGTAG
- a CDS encoding AI-2E family transporter: MINTNQIARITLISLLIVGCAFVLYPFMPAMLFAAVICVFTWPLYQHIWRLLSKRDTLAAVTMTLLLLFALILPMAYLAVNLADSATVLLDEAQSALQSLQPTAPDWLKSLPIIGEQLAQSWQRALVSHEELMRLLDHYSEPIRAFLLQAVQLFMGGFLQLILVVFIAFFFYRDGAYLANIITAIVRRLGGDFGQEMLALSCSTVKGVMLGVFGTALAQASVALFGFWLAGAPMPMLLALATFFLSVIPVGPPLVWGGASLWLFNHGDQGWAIFLLIYGLLVISTVDNIIKPILISHTSRLPLLLVVLGVLGGVLMFGFIGIFLGPTLLAVGLTLVSHWIALQNKRADEVV; encoded by the coding sequence ATGATTAATACAAACCAAATAGCCCGTATCACGTTGATATCGCTACTCATCGTAGGGTGTGCCTTCGTGCTTTATCCGTTTATGCCCGCGATGCTGTTTGCTGCGGTGATCTGTGTGTTTACTTGGCCGTTATACCAACATATATGGCGTTTATTAAGTAAGCGAGATACGCTTGCAGCTGTCACCATGACATTGTTACTGTTATTCGCACTCATCTTGCCAATGGCTTATTTGGCCGTAAACTTGGCGGACTCAGCCACGGTATTGCTTGATGAAGCACAATCAGCTTTACAGAGTTTGCAACCTACGGCACCAGATTGGCTAAAAAGTCTGCCAATCATCGGAGAGCAATTGGCTCAATCTTGGCAACGTGCCCTTGTTAGCCATGAAGAACTCATGCGCTTGCTAGATCACTATTCAGAACCAATCCGAGCATTTTTATTGCAAGCAGTGCAATTGTTCATGGGCGGATTTTTGCAATTGATACTCGTCGTGTTTATTGCTTTCTTTTTTTATAGAGATGGTGCGTATCTAGCCAATATCATCACAGCGATTGTACGTAGACTGGGCGGTGATTTCGGGCAAGAAATGTTAGCTTTGTCGTGCAGTACAGTAAAAGGCGTGATGCTGGGGGTTTTTGGTACGGCGCTGGCACAAGCCAGTGTTGCATTATTTGGGTTTTGGCTGGCGGGTGCGCCGATGCCGATGTTGTTGGCACTAGCTACCTTTTTCTTATCAGTGATTCCAGTCGGGCCGCCGTTAGTATGGGGTGGTGCTTCACTATGGCTGTTTAATCATGGTGATCAAGGGTGGGCAATCTTTTTACTGATTTATGGCCTACTTGTGATTAGCACCGTGGATAATATTATTAAGCCAATTTTAATTAGTCACACATCACGTTTGCCACTACTGCTTGTTGTATTGGGCGTATTGGGCGGAGTGCTGATGTTTGGTTTTATCGGCATTTTTTTAGGGCCAACATTATTAGCGGTTGGTTTAACACTCGTTTCACACTGGATAGCGTTGCAAAATAAGAGAGCAGATGAAGTAGTATGA
- the ruvA gene encoding Holliday junction branch migration protein RuvA: MIGRLSGTLLEKTPPLVLIDCNGVGYECEVPMSTFYNLPAIGEKVVMLTHFVVREDAQLLYGFGTTQERATFRQLLKVNGIGAKSALSILSGLSIDDLVQAVALQEPSMLTRVPGVGKKTAERLLLELKDKFTIDGVAAMSEHQPKSATSDVLNALLALGYNEREAVAAVKLLDKEVSVTDGIKQALKLLSK, from the coding sequence ATGATTGGTCGATTAAGCGGTACCTTGTTAGAAAAAACACCACCTTTGGTTTTAATTGATTGCAATGGCGTGGGGTATGAGTGCGAAGTGCCCATGAGCACTTTTTACAATTTGCCAGCGATTGGTGAAAAAGTGGTCATGCTTACCCACTTTGTGGTGCGGGAAGATGCCCAGTTATTATATGGTTTTGGCACCACTCAAGAACGTGCCACATTTAGGCAGTTACTCAAAGTCAATGGAATTGGCGCTAAGTCTGCACTGTCTATTTTAAGCGGGCTGTCGATTGATGACTTGGTGCAAGCTGTGGCGCTACAAGAGCCAAGTATGCTGACACGCGTACCGGGCGTTGGTAAAAAAACAGCTGAGCGCTTGTTGTTAGAGTTAAAAGACAAGTTTACGATTGATGGTGTAGCCGCCATGAGTGAGCATCAACCGAAATCTGCTACTAGCGATGTGCTTAATGCTTTGTTGGCACTTGGCTATAACGAGCGCGAGGCAGTTGCTGCAGTGAAATTGTTGGATAAAGAAGTGAGTGTGACGGATGGGATTAAACAAGCATTAAAGTTACTTTCAAAGTAG